A genomic stretch from Spiroplasma endosymbiont of Clivina fossor includes:
- the pyrH gene encoding UMP kinase translates to MEFKYKRCLLKISGEALGGVSIYDPQRMQNIVKQIITLSQEGIEIAVVVGGGNIWRGVNAKIAGLDKVNADYMGMLATVMNALALEAEFKNQNFDKVIIQSSIEMNKICEPYYFKKCLSRLSKGYVVILAAGTGYPYFTTDTAAALRAAEIKADVLLMAKNGVDGVYSADPKIDNTATHYKFLTYEDITQKQLRVMDLTAITMSMEANLKIIVFDINKPDNIVKALQENTKITIISSSNK, encoded by the coding sequence ATGGAATTTAAATATAAGCGATGTTTATTAAAAATTAGTGGTGAAGCTTTAGGTGGTGTTAGCATTTATGATCCACAGCGAATGCAAAATATTGTTAAACAAATTATTACTTTATCGCAAGAAGGAATTGAAATTGCTGTTGTTGTTGGTGGTGGTAACATTTGAAGAGGGGTTAATGCTAAAATCGCTGGTTTGGATAAGGTTAATGCTGATTATATGGGGATGTTAGCTACGGTAATGAATGCTTTAGCTTTAGAAGCTGAATTTAAAAATCAAAACTTTGATAAAGTAATTATTCAATCATCAATTGAAATGAATAAAATTTGTGAACCTTATTATTTTAAAAAATGTTTGTCACGATTATCTAAGGGTTATGTTGTTATTTTAGCAGCGGGAACGGGATATCCTTATTTTACAACTGATACTGCGGCGGCATTACGAGCGGCGGAAATTAAAGCTGATGTCTTATTAATGGCTAAAAATGGTGTTGATGGTGTTTATAGTGCTGACCCAAAAATAGATAATACTGCTACTCATTATAAGTTTTTAACTTATGAGGACATAACGCAAAAGCAATTACGCGTAATGGATTTAACAGCAATTACAATGAGTATGGAAGCTAATTTAAAGATTATTGTGTTTGATATTAATAAACCAGATAATATTGTTAAAGCTTTACAGGAAAATACTAAAATTACAATTATTAGTAGTAGCAATAAATAG